The Elusimicrobiaceae bacterium genome includes a region encoding these proteins:
- a CDS encoding diaminopimelate epimerase, with the protein MKFAKYHGLGNDFVIVNAVENTLTDFSSAARNVCDRRFGIGADGLVLLWPMDRENVKMRIFNSDGSEAEMCGNASRCVPLFCREQGWTDSTRLTLHTLAGPIVTQLTDLTKNWVQVDMGAPRLTRGEIPVNGPSDEKAIEVPLNINGQEWIGTAVSMGNPHFVIFVPDMAQIALEKIGPQIETHPLFPRKTNVEFVQVIDEHTLRMRVWERGAGITQACGTGSCATLVAAVLTGKSRPEADIVLDGGTLHVKWPEQGHVQMSGPATKVFEGIYMGKV; encoded by the coding sequence ATGAAATTTGCCAAGTACCATGGATTAGGAAATGATTTTGTGATCGTCAATGCGGTTGAAAATACGCTGACGGATTTTTCAAGCGCGGCCCGCAACGTTTGCGATCGCCGGTTTGGCATTGGCGCAGACGGACTGGTGCTGTTATGGCCCATGGACCGCGAAAATGTAAAAATGCGCATTTTTAATTCCGACGGAAGCGAAGCCGAAATGTGCGGTAATGCCTCGCGTTGCGTACCGCTTTTTTGCCGAGAACAGGGTTGGACGGATAGTACGCGTCTTACGCTACATACGTTAGCCGGCCCGATTGTTACACAATTAACAGATTTAACAAAAAATTGGGTACAGGTAGATATGGGGGCCCCGCGTTTAACGCGCGGAGAAATACCAGTAAATGGCCCGTCCGATGAAAAAGCGATAGAAGTGCCACTAAACATAAACGGCCAAGAATGGATCGGAACAGCCGTATCGATGGGCAATCCGCATTTTGTAATTTTTGTGCCGGACATGGCACAAATTGCTTTAGAGAAAATAGGACCGCAGATTGAAACGCACCCTTTATTTCCGCGAAAAACAAATGTAGAATTCGTGCAAGTTATCGATGAACATACTTTGCGTATGCGCGTGTGGGAACGCGGAGCGGGTATTACGCAGGCTTGCGGTACGGGCTCTTGTGCCACCTTGGTAGCGGCTGTATTGACGGGGAAAAGCCGTCCGGAAGCGGATATCGTGTTAGACGGCGGTACATTGCATGTAAAATGGCCCGAACAAGGCCATGTGCAAATGAGCGGACCGGCAACTAAAGTTTTTGAAGGCATTTATATGGGGAAAGTATGA
- a CDS encoding isoprenyl transferase encodes MSDNINLPPQHVAIIMDGNGRWAAAKHLPRNAGHREGAQAVRRVIEAATKLGIKYLTLYAFSTENWTRPQEEIDTLMNLLDKTMEQYQSTAQKQNLRILVSGQREPLPTHLLAKMDRLVQNTSAHTGLTVNLALNYGAQQEITHAVNALLAEGKTAITPQDISAHLYQPQLPAPELIIRTSGEQRLSNFLLWQAAYSEFYFTPVLWPDFDEKELQKALQEYQHRQRRFGGI; translated from the coding sequence ATGAGCGACAACATCAATCTTCCTCCTCAGCACGTGGCTATTATTATGGACGGAAACGGTCGTTGGGCCGCCGCCAAACATTTGCCGCGTAATGCCGGTCACAGAGAAGGTGCGCAAGCGGTGCGCCGCGTGATAGAAGCCGCCACCAAACTGGGGATAAAATATCTCACTTTATATGCATTTTCCACCGAAAATTGGACTCGTCCGCAAGAAGAAATTGACACATTGATGAATTTGTTGGACAAAACAATGGAGCAATATCAGTCCACCGCACAAAAACAAAATTTACGCATTTTGGTTAGCGGCCAACGCGAGCCGTTGCCGACTCATTTGCTCGCCAAAATGGACCGCTTGGTACAAAACACATCTGCTCACACGGGACTAACGGTTAATTTGGCCCTAAATTACGGAGCCCAGCAGGAAATTACGCACGCGGTAAACGCCTTGCTGGCCGAAGGAAAAACTGCCATCACGCCGCAAGATATCTCCGCGCATTTGTATCAACCACAGCTCCCCGCACCGGAACTAATTATCCGTACCTCGGGCGAGCAACGACTGTCTAATTTTTTGTTATGGCAGGCGGCCTATAGTGAGTTTTATTTTACGCCTGTCTTATGGCCGGACTTTGATGAAAAAGAGCTACAAAAGGCCCTGCAAGAATATCAGCATCGTCAGCGCCGTTTCGGCGGAATATAA
- a CDS encoding DUF805 domain-containing protein produces MKHLFLWKGRAGRLEYLLVQIVTGAVVAMLEKFLSAIPQNTITDMTSMVNGLLVFLFVLAIVLVCAWVYYTAICRRFHDMDLSAWWFFAAMAFLFIFAAMREFVGVMAMNVLLSISPLFFILYPGTKGPNRFGPPTTLGDIFLSDKKSNDTTYTGPKQKVKTKEDGRIDFHL; encoded by the coding sequence ATGAAACATTTATTTTTGTGGAAGGGCCGTGCCGGTCGATTGGAATATTTGTTGGTGCAAATTGTCACGGGTGCAGTAGTTGCTATGCTCGAGAAATTTCTATCTGCTATTCCGCAGAATACTATTACGGATATGACTAGCATGGTAAACGGTTTATTGGTATTTCTTTTTGTGCTCGCTATTGTGCTGGTATGTGCTTGGGTATATTATACGGCGATATGTCGTAGATTTCATGATATGGATTTATCTGCTTGGTGGTTTTTTGCGGCTATGGCTTTTCTGTTTATTTTTGCAGCTATGAGGGAGTTTGTAGGCGTGATGGCTATGAATGTTTTGTTGAGTATTTCGCCGCTCTTTTTCATCCTATATCCGGGTACGAAAGGCCCTAACAGGTTTGGGCCTCCCACTACTTTAGGGGATATCTTTTTATCGGACAAAAAATCAAATGACACTACGTATACCGGCCCCAAACAAAAAGTAAAAACCAAAGAAGACGGTAGAATTGATTTTCATTTGTAA